One Flavobacterium sp. 90 DNA segment encodes these proteins:
- the metF gene encoding methylenetetrahydrofolate reductase [NAD(P)H] yields the protein MKVTEHIENAKGNTLFSFELIPPQKGKSIQELYDNIDPLMEFKPPFIDVTTSREEYIYIDKGNGLLDKKLTRMRPGTLGICASIKHKYNVDTVPHLLCGGFTQEETEYMLVDCQYLGINNLMALRGDAMKDEQSFVPKVGGNKFAIDLVRQINDLNCGKYLHEVMDADNKADFCIGVAGYPEKHLESPSLQSDLKRLKEKVDAGADYVVTQMFFDNSKYFAFVEKAREIGITIPIIPGIKPIAVQRHLQILPQIFRIDLPEDLIDAVDKCKNNAEIKQVGIEWAIQQSLELKAAGVPVLHYYSMGKSENIRQIASQIF from the coding sequence ATGAAAGTAACAGAACATATAGAAAACGCCAAAGGAAATACATTATTCTCATTTGAACTTATTCCGCCTCAGAAAGGGAAAAGTATTCAGGAATTATACGATAATATTGATCCTTTAATGGAGTTCAAACCACCATTTATTGACGTAACTACTTCGCGCGAAGAGTATATCTATATTGATAAAGGTAACGGACTTTTGGACAAAAAATTAACCCGTATGCGTCCGGGAACACTTGGAATTTGCGCTTCTATAAAACATAAATACAATGTTGATACCGTACCACATTTACTTTGCGGTGGTTTCACACAGGAAGAAACAGAATACATGCTTGTAGATTGTCAATATTTGGGAATCAATAATTTAATGGCGCTTCGTGGTGATGCAATGAAAGACGAGCAATCTTTTGTGCCAAAAGTAGGCGGTAATAAGTTTGCTATTGATTTGGTTCGACAAATCAACGATTTAAATTGCGGTAAATATCTGCATGAAGTTATGGATGCCGATAATAAAGCTGATTTCTGTATTGGCGTTGCAGGATATCCGGAGAAACATTTAGAATCTCCATCTTTACAATCAGATTTGAAAAGACTGAAAGAAAAAGTCGATGCTGGAGCTGATTACGTAGTAACTCAAATGTTTTTTGATAATTCTAAATATTTTGCTTTTGTAGAAAAAGCAAGAGAAATAGGAATCACAATTCCTATTATTCCCGGAATTAAGCCAATTGCAGTTCAGAGACATTTACAAATTTTACCACAGATTTTCAGAATTGATTTACCGGAAGATTTAATTGATGCCGTAGATAAATGCAAGAATAATGCAGAAATCAAACAAGTAGGAATCGAATGGGCAATTCAGCAATCACTAGAATTGAAAGCTGCCGGAGTTCCTGTTTTACATTATTATTCTATGGGGAAATCTGAGAATATTCGTCAAATCGCAAGTCAGATTTTTTAA
- a CDS encoding class I SAM-dependent methyltransferase, which yields MKQEELQAIASQLKHPTGEKGIEMANMMHETNINMTYHSIQNLNIAEGNTILELGHGNAGHVEFIFEQTENLKYYGLEMSELMFQEARQINRNYVSQKQAFFSLYDGNIIPFSDDSFDKIFTVNTIYFWQEPEKLLSEIYRVLQPKGIFCITFAEESFMKQLPFTQFEFELYSTEKAEKLIEKSAFKIINKETLTEKVKSKTGELVDRAFTTLVLEK from the coding sequence ATGAAACAAGAAGAATTACAAGCAATAGCTTCTCAGTTAAAACATCCAACGGGAGAAAAAGGGATCGAAATGGCAAATATGATGCATGAAACAAACATCAATATGACGTACCATTCGATTCAGAATCTTAATATAGCAGAAGGAAATACAATTCTTGAATTAGGTCATGGAAATGCAGGTCATGTCGAATTTATATTTGAACAAACCGAAAACCTGAAATACTACGGACTTGAAATGTCTGAACTAATGTTTCAGGAAGCGCGCCAAATCAACAGGAATTATGTTTCTCAAAAACAAGCTTTTTTCTCGCTTTACGATGGAAACATAATTCCGTTTTCAGACGATTCTTTCGATAAAATATTTACAGTAAACACGATCTATTTTTGGCAAGAGCCAGAAAAATTGCTCTCAGAAATTTATAGAGTTTTACAGCCAAAAGGAATTTTCTGCATCACTTTTGCCGAAGAAAGTTTTATGAAGCAACTTCCTTTTACTCAATTTGAATTTGAACTTTACAGCACTGAAAAAGCCGAAAAACTAATTGAAAAATCGGCTTTCAAAATCATAAATAAGGAAACTTTAACCGAAAAAGTAAAAAGCAAAACAGGAGAATTAGTCGACAGAGCTTTTACTACTTTGGTTTTAGAAAAATAA
- a CDS encoding pyridoxal-dependent decarboxylase, whose translation MNLALQHDLNDIENILNQAKQQGIDFLNNIENVPTSKKESIDPTTRNLNESGLGSLATLEEFKERLAPLMVASSGPRYLGFVTGGSTPASLVGDWLSSVYDQNAQSIKSQGGNSALIEFETINLLLQLLRLPDSFLGGFVTGATMSNFTCLGVARQWFGNQLGKDFAKNGISETINILTATPHSSSVKTLAMLGIGSNNYTVIKTIEGNREAIDIIDLEENIKKLDGKPFILISSAGTVNTADFDDFKAIAKLKEKYKFWWHIDAAFGGFAAVSEKYKHLVEGWEGADSITIDCHKWLNVPYESAFYLIKKEHTNLQIETFQNSNAPYLGNPLENFNYLNVVPENSRRLRALPVWFSLLAYGKDGFQDIIENSAHLALHFGNELIENGNFELLAPIRLNNVCFTLKGNHNQDKVSEFLTRLNDRGKVFMTPTVYQNRKGIRASFVNWRTTENDVKIVMEELKETILDLEI comes from the coding sequence ATGAATTTAGCACTTCAGCATGATTTAAACGATATCGAAAATATTCTTAATCAGGCAAAACAACAAGGAATAGATTTCTTGAATAATATTGAAAATGTTCCAACTTCCAAAAAAGAATCAATTGATCCAACAACAAGAAATTTAAATGAATCAGGTTTAGGATCATTAGCAACTTTAGAAGAATTTAAAGAACGATTGGCACCTTTAATGGTTGCTTCTTCGGGACCAAGATATTTGGGTTTTGTAACCGGAGGATCTACTCCGGCTTCTCTTGTGGGAGATTGGTTGTCGTCTGTTTATGATCAAAATGCGCAATCGATAAAATCACAAGGAGGAAACTCGGCATTGATAGAATTTGAAACCATCAATCTGTTATTGCAATTATTAAGATTACCGGATTCTTTTTTAGGCGGATTTGTAACTGGTGCGACAATGTCAAATTTTACCTGTCTGGGAGTTGCACGACAATGGTTTGGAAACCAATTAGGGAAAGATTTTGCGAAAAACGGAATTTCTGAAACTATAAATATTCTAACTGCAACACCACATTCTTCTTCTGTAAAAACACTGGCAATGTTAGGTATCGGAAGTAACAATTATACCGTAATAAAAACTATAGAAGGTAATCGTGAAGCAATAGATATAATTGATTTAGAAGAAAATATTAAAAAGTTAGACGGAAAACCTTTCATCTTAATTTCGAGTGCAGGAACGGTAAATACGGCTGATTTTGATGATTTTAAAGCTATTGCAAAGCTAAAAGAGAAATACAAATTCTGGTGGCATATTGACGCTGCTTTCGGTGGATTTGCTGCTGTTTCGGAAAAATACAAACATCTTGTAGAAGGATGGGAAGGAGCAGACAGTATTACTATTGATTGTCATAAATGGCTAAATGTGCCTTATGAAAGTGCTTTTTATTTGATTAAAAAAGAACATACAAATTTACAGATCGAAACTTTTCAAAATTCAAATGCACCTTATTTAGGTAATCCGTTAGAAAATTTTAATTACTTAAATGTAGTGCCGGAAAACTCAAGACGATTGCGAGCTTTGCCAGTTTGGTTTTCTTTGTTGGCTTATGGAAAAGATGGTTTTCAGGATATTATAGAAAATAGCGCTCATCTTGCTTTGCACTTCGGAAATGAACTTATTGAAAATGGGAATTTTGAACTTCTGGCGCCAATTCGATTAAATAATGTTTGTTTTACTTTAAAAGGAAATCACAATCAGGATAAAGTAAGTGAGTTTTTGACTCGTTTAAACGACAGGGGAAAAGTGTTTATGACGCCAACAGTGTATCAAAATCGTAAAGGAATCAGAGCTTCTTTTGTGAATTGGCGTACAACAGAAAATGACGTTAAGATTGTAATGGAAGAGCTAAAAGAAACAATTTTAGATCTGGAAATATAA
- a CDS encoding TonB-dependent receptor: protein MMQIGRLLLLITIFFTSLQGYSQKNKVSLTGVIVTNLGKPAEGVSVALKGTEYATLTNSKGEYKINADAGNYVLSVTHVGYKTTETAIYLKQGGKFTQNITMEEDMATLSEVAITGKSKVQRAREQAYNITAIDLKKTYNTSADLNQVLNKTTGVRIREYGGLGSAFNFSLNGFSGNQVKFFLDGVPMDSYGSALTLNNIPVNMAERIDVYKGVVPIELGADALGGAVNIVTNKNVSRYVDASYSYGSFNTHRAAVNTRFSGRDGFIANINAFANYSDNDYKVDVSVVDKNTSKFLPEQKYKHFHDGYKSGTIMAEAGFKNKSFADYLLVGFTMAGNKKEIQQGRTMQRVVGQAFTDSESFITSLKFKKSDLFTKGLTLNINSTYALVNNRSVDTSSRVYDWTGNYVYRQFAGANDKGELGNKTIYVYDEANAQVTTNLKYQLNEQHSIAVNYSYLGYKRKETEEYLKVVELGEPTIDKNILGLGYNFSGLDNRLAISGFGKMFDLSTKMIFNNVSESTSSTNFGYGATAAYHLSDKFQIKGSYEHAYRLPSDIEMLGDGLIINSNIGLKPESSDNANLGLAFLTQKNKNQFAAETSLIYREAKDFIREQQVGDKTVFENLQNVQITGIDGVLKYGYKDLVTFEVNGTYQKSLNKNKYKVGTTSPDVLYDAQLPNVPIFYGNADLTFNFKNIKYKDDRLSLNVSANYIDAFYLTWPVLGSLDTKKSIPEQFTQNAMVAYSFLNGKYNMAFECRNITDVKVYDYFKVQKPGRAFSVKFRYFLQ from the coding sequence ATGATGCAAATAGGTAGATTATTACTCTTGATTACGATTTTTTTTACTTCACTTCAAGGGTATTCACAAAAAAACAAAGTAAGCTTAACTGGGGTTATCGTAACCAATCTTGGAAAACCTGCTGAAGGAGTTTCGGTAGCACTAAAAGGAACGGAATACGCAACTTTGACAAACTCAAAAGGAGAATATAAAATAAACGCAGATGCAGGTAATTATGTTTTGTCTGTTACTCATGTTGGTTATAAAACAACAGAAACAGCCATTTATCTAAAACAAGGCGGAAAATTTACTCAGAATATTACGATGGAAGAAGATATGGCAACTTTAAGTGAAGTTGCTATAACAGGAAAATCTAAAGTACAACGAGCACGCGAACAAGCGTATAATATTACCGCAATTGATCTGAAAAAGACATACAATACGTCTGCCGATTTAAATCAGGTTTTGAATAAAACTACAGGAGTTCGTATTCGTGAATATGGAGGTTTAGGATCTGCTTTTAATTTTTCGTTGAACGGATTTTCAGGAAATCAAGTGAAGTTCTTTCTAGATGGAGTTCCAATGGATAGCTATGGTTCTGCGCTTACGCTGAATAATATTCCCGTAAATATGGCGGAAAGAATCGATGTTTACAAAGGAGTGGTTCCTATAGAATTGGGCGCAGATGCTTTGGGTGGTGCAGTAAATATCGTTACTAATAAAAATGTAAGCCGTTATGTTGATGCTTCTTACAGTTATGGTTCGTTTAATACACACAGAGCTGCTGTTAATACCAGATTTTCTGGCAGAGATGGTTTTATTGCAAACATAAACGCCTTTGCAAATTACTCAGACAACGATTATAAAGTAGATGTAAGTGTTGTAGATAAAAACACATCGAAGTTTTTGCCCGAACAAAAATACAAGCACTTTCACGATGGTTATAAATCCGGAACTATAATGGCAGAAGCTGGTTTTAAGAACAAAAGTTTTGCTGATTATTTGCTTGTTGGTTTTACTATGGCGGGGAATAAAAAAGAAATTCAGCAAGGTCGAACAATGCAAAGAGTCGTTGGACAAGCCTTTACTGATAGTGAAAGTTTTATTACTTCATTAAAATTTAAAAAAAGTGATCTTTTTACAAAAGGATTAACGTTGAACATTAACAGCACTTATGCTTTGGTAAATAACCGTTCAGTTGATACTTCTTCAAGGGTTTATGACTGGACAGGAAATTATGTCTACAGACAATTTGCCGGAGCCAATGATAAAGGCGAATTAGGAAACAAAACGATCTATGTTTATGATGAGGCGAATGCGCAGGTGACAACAAATTTAAAATATCAGCTAAATGAGCAACATTCGATCGCTGTAAATTATTCTTATCTGGGATATAAGCGAAAAGAAACCGAAGAGTACTTAAAAGTAGTAGAACTTGGGGAACCTACTATTGATAAAAATATTTTAGGATTAGGCTATAATTTTAGCGGTTTAGACAATAGATTGGCGATTTCGGGATTTGGGAAAATGTTTGACCTTTCTACCAAAATGATTTTTAATAATGTCAGTGAATCTACTTCGTCAACGAACTTTGGTTATGGAGCTACGGCGGCGTATCATTTATCAGATAAATTTCAAATAAAAGGATCTTACGAACATGCTTACCGTTTGCCTTCGGATATAGAAATGCTTGGAGACGGGCTAATAATAAACAGCAACATAGGATTAAAACCGGAAAGTAGTGATAATGCAAATTTAGGATTGGCATTTCTTACTCAAAAAAATAAAAATCAGTTTGCGGCAGAGACAAGTTTGATTTACAGAGAAGCCAAAGATTTTATTCGAGAACAGCAAGTTGGAGATAAAACTGTTTTTGAAAACCTTCAAAATGTGCAAATAACAGGTATTGATGGTGTTCTTAAATATGGTTATAAAGATTTAGTGACTTTTGAAGTAAATGGAACCTATCAAAAAAGCCTCAATAAAAACAAATACAAAGTAGGAACTACGAGTCCGGATGTATTATATGATGCGCAATTGCCAAACGTTCCAATCTTCTACGGAAATGCTGATTTGACTTTTAATTTTAAAAACATCAAATATAAAGACGATAGACTTTCTCTAAATGTAAGTGCAAATTATATCGATGCTTTTTATCTGACCTGGCCTGTTTTAGGAAGTTTAGATACTAAAAAATCAATTCCGGAACAATTTACTCAAAATGCAATGGTTGCCTATTCTTTCTTGAACGGAAAATACAATATGGCTTTTGAATGTCGAAATATTACAGATGTAAAAGTGTACGATTATTTCAAAGTTCAAAAACCGGGACGTGCTTTTTCAGTAAAGTTCAGATACTTTCTTCAGTAA
- a CDS encoding DUF4374 domain-containing protein — protein MFVNKFAKCFALAFLSLTIFSCSSDDAAKDDTPAVNGTKYVASYWLADYTQYILDFASTDQLMTGEISAKGVGIEQDGSCFPANNTFFALSTNDEGSVSFHLNTTGKLVAGDKLAFESSYAVGYTDDKKMINIGATWDGSSSDYELMIYNPTTVSIDGRKFNDFTVSPENKKVLYWPTGAAVSGDKLFVPVYIKDVSDGTNKVLSSDATVRVYKYPSLEYVTTIKDTRTTAIGMYYTNTGIVQTESGDIYTFSSNARAGGYPVKTVTSGVLRIKKGDAKFDPGYFFDLEASTLKGKVLAAYPLGGEKVFISYIPNDVDAANAVYSFLNTKPIFKSAILDLSAKTIVAVTGLPDHGGDEFFGLSSMFVENGKAYKSFVTGDQARVYQIDIATGTAKAGALIKEGLYLPAIGKLTY, from the coding sequence ATGTTTGTAAACAAATTCGCAAAATGCTTTGCATTGGCTTTTCTGTCCTTAACTATTTTTTCATGCAGCAGTGATGATGCAGCAAAAGACGATACGCCAGCTGTAAATGGTACTAAATACGTTGCCTCTTATTGGTTGGCAGATTATACGCAGTATATATTAGACTTTGCTTCTACAGATCAATTAATGACTGGAGAAATTAGTGCAAAAGGAGTCGGAATTGAGCAAGATGGAAGTTGTTTTCCTGCTAACAATACATTTTTTGCATTAAGCACAAATGACGAAGGATCAGTTTCATTTCACCTTAATACCACCGGAAAATTAGTAGCCGGAGATAAACTTGCTTTCGAATCATCTTATGCTGTAGGTTATACAGATGATAAAAAAATGATCAATATTGGTGCAACCTGGGATGGAAGTTCATCAGATTATGAACTTATGATTTACAACCCAACAACGGTTTCTATTGATGGAAGAAAATTCAATGATTTTACAGTTTCTCCTGAAAATAAAAAAGTATTGTACTGGCCAACCGGAGCTGCAGTTTCCGGAGACAAACTTTTTGTACCGGTTTATATTAAAGATGTTTCTGATGGAACAAATAAAGTATTATCATCTGATGCTACGGTAAGAGTTTACAAATATCCGTCTTTAGAATATGTAACTACAATAAAAGATACAAGAACAACTGCCATTGGAATGTATTACACAAATACAGGAATTGTGCAAACTGAGTCTGGAGATATTTATACATTCTCATCTAATGCTCGTGCGGGTGGATATCCTGTTAAAACGGTTACTTCGGGTGTTTTACGTATTAAAAAAGGAGATGCAAAATTTGATCCGGGTTACTTCTTTGACCTTGAAGCAAGCACTTTAAAAGGAAAAGTTTTGGCGGCATATCCGTTAGGAGGAGAAAAAGTTTTTATCTCTTACATTCCTAATGATGTAGATGCGGCAAATGCAGTATATAGTTTCCTGAATACAAAGCCAATTTTTAAATCAGCAATTCTTGATTTATCTGCAAAAACGATCGTAGCTGTTACAGGTTTACCGGATCACGGAGGAGATGAATTCTTTGGACTAAGCAGTATGTTTGTTGAAAACGGAAAAGCATACAAAAGTTTCGTAACAGGTGATCAGGCTCGCGTTTATCAAATAGATATTGCAACGGGAACTGCAAAAGCCGGAGCACTTATCAAAGAAGGTCTTTACTTGCCAGCGATTGGTAAATTGACTTACTAA
- a CDS encoding dicarboxylate/amino acid:cation symporter gives MEVKKINFLKSYSSVLLLLGGIILGSIFGLVFKEKVAVIKPLGDIFLNLLFTAIIPLVFFTISSSIANLEKTEKLGRLFVIMIAVFLGTLLISAIVMIIAVSLFPIHENIIITKIPLENIKSGSVGDQIAQLLTTNDFYELLSRKSMLALIIFSFLIGFATLQSGEKGNAFKSFLDSGNEVMKQLLTMIMKLAPIGLGAYFAYQVSYYGPQLFGVYAKPLGVYYAACVFYFFVFFSLYALVAGAKRAFVVFWSNNITPSLTAIGTCSSIATIPANLDAAEKMGIPKHVRNLVIPLGAPLHKDGSSMSSILKITFLFAMFGKDFTSPSTILLALGITIIVSIVEGGIPNGGYIGEVLAITVYGLPMEQALPVAMILGTLVDPIATLLNANGDVICSMMVSRFSEKTKW, from the coding sequence ATGGAGGTTAAAAAAATCAATTTTCTAAAAAGCTACAGCAGTGTATTATTGCTTTTGGGCGGTATTATATTGGGGAGTATTTTTGGGTTAGTTTTTAAAGAAAAAGTTGCTGTTATAAAACCTTTGGGAGATATATTCCTAAACTTGCTTTTCACAGCAATTATTCCGCTTGTTTTCTTTACAATAAGTTCCTCTATTGCTAATCTGGAAAAAACAGAAAAGCTGGGAAGACTATTTGTTATAATGATTGCAGTTTTTTTAGGAACACTTCTTATTTCGGCTATTGTTATGATTATCGCTGTTTCTCTTTTTCCAATTCATGAGAACATTATAATTACTAAAATTCCGCTTGAAAATATTAAATCCGGAAGTGTTGGAGATCAAATAGCACAATTGCTTACGACAAATGATTTTTATGAATTATTGTCCCGAAAAAGTATGTTGGCGCTTATTATCTTTTCCTTTCTAATAGGATTTGCCACTTTGCAGTCAGGAGAAAAAGGTAATGCTTTCAAGAGTTTTCTAGACTCAGGAAACGAAGTTATGAAACAGCTTTTGACTATGATTATGAAATTGGCTCCAATAGGTTTAGGTGCTTATTTTGCCTATCAGGTTAGTTATTATGGTCCGCAATTATTTGGTGTTTATGCCAAACCATTAGGAGTTTATTATGCCGCTTGTGTGTTTTATTTCTTTGTGTTTTTTAGTTTGTATGCTTTAGTAGCTGGAGCGAAAAGAGCTTTTGTAGTTTTTTGGAGTAATAATATCACGCCTTCCTTAACGGCAATTGGAACTTGCAGCAGTATCGCAACTATTCCGGCAAATCTGGATGCAGCTGAAAAAATGGGAATACCAAAACATGTTCGGAATTTAGTTATTCCGCTTGGAGCGCCATTACATAAAGACGGTTCGAGTATGTCGTCTATTTTAAAAATAACCTTTCTCTTTGCCATGTTTGGAAAAGATTTTACTTCGCCGTCAACTATTCTTTTAGCATTAGGAATTACGATAATAGTGTCGATTGTCGAAGGCGGAATTCCAAACGGAGGCTATATAGGAGAAGTTCTCGCCATTACCGTTTATGGATTGCCAATGGAACAAGCTTTGCCGGTTGCCATGATTTTAGGAACTCTTGTTGATCCAATCGCAACTTTATTGAATGCAAACGGAGATGTAATTTGTTCTATGATGGTTTCGCGATTCTCTGAAAAAACCAAGTGGTAG
- a CDS encoding PepSY-associated TM helix domain-containing protein, with the protein MNIFKSRSSKPPNKGKSRFSKINAWLHLWLGLGSGIIVFIMAITGCILVFEPEIKQFTSPWLNVEAQSPEELLPPSQIYAAVHKVLPNKEIHGVWYNGLDKSVKVDIESDSLIYVNPYNGKITGMVDHEDFFHIVDEGHRNLWLDREIGSQITAWATFIFFFLLISGLILWFPKKWNKTTRNSSFKIKWDAKFKRLNYDLHNVMGFYALILAVLISFTGLLMSFHWLRESTYWISGGWADEKDKKEQVVSAKKDTLSKQQIDKLAAADFIWKKVRTEIAKENKEAVIIHFPDDPKEDIYACTDMHKGIWRDLYFDSKTLELLPNSQKHINNERFSDWLMRSNYSLHIGAIGGIPTKIIYFTASLICASLPITGFYIWWGRKKKQKSKA; encoded by the coding sequence ATGAATATTTTTAAAAGCCGTTCCAGTAAACCACCCAATAAAGGAAAATCACGTTTTAGTAAAATCAATGCCTGGCTGCATTTATGGCTTGGATTGGGTTCCGGAATAATTGTGTTTATTATGGCAATTACAGGTTGCATTTTGGTTTTTGAACCCGAAATAAAACAGTTTACATCGCCTTGGTTAAATGTTGAAGCTCAAAGCCCGGAGGAATTATTACCGCCTTCGCAAATTTACGCTGCTGTTCATAAAGTTTTACCCAATAAAGAAATTCATGGCGTTTGGTATAATGGTTTAGATAAATCAGTTAAAGTCGATATAGAATCGGATTCGTTGATTTATGTAAATCCTTATAACGGTAAAATCACCGGAATGGTAGACCATGAAGATTTTTTTCATATTGTTGATGAAGGGCATCGGAATCTTTGGCTGGATCGTGAAATTGGATCTCAAATAACAGCTTGGGCAACGTTTATTTTCTTCTTTTTGCTCATAAGCGGACTTATACTTTGGTTTCCGAAAAAATGGAATAAAACAACCCGAAATAGTAGTTTTAAAATTAAATGGGATGCCAAATTCAAACGCCTTAATTATGATCTACATAACGTTATGGGATTTTATGCGCTCATCTTGGCAGTATTAATTTCTTTTACAGGATTATTAATGAGTTTTCATTGGCTTCGCGAAAGCACGTATTGGATTAGCGGAGGTTGGGCAGACGAGAAAGATAAAAAAGAACAAGTTGTTTCTGCTAAAAAAGACACTTTATCCAAACAACAAATTGATAAGTTGGCTGCCGCCGATTTTATTTGGAAAAAAGTGAGAACAGAAATTGCCAAAGAAAATAAAGAAGCTGTAATAATTCATTTTCCGGATGATCCAAAAGAAGATATTTATGCCTGCACAGATATGCATAAAGGTATTTGGAGAGATTTATACTTTGATTCTAAAACGCTTGAATTACTTCCAAATTCTCAAAAACACATCAACAACGAACGTTTTTCAGATTGGTTAATGCGATCTAATTATAGCCTTCACATTGGTGCAATAGGAGGAATTCCGACCAAGATTATATATTTCACCGCCAGTTTAATATGTGCCAGTTTACCCATTACCGGATTTTATATTTGGTGGGGAAGAAAGAAAAAACAGAAGTCAAAAGCATAA